A genomic stretch from Halobellus sp. LT62 includes:
- a CDS encoding cob(I)yrinic acid a,c-diamide adenosyltransferase yields MKIYTGRGDEGMTDLRDMSRVSKTSPRIEAYGSVDEANTLVGTARPTGYDDVDETLERIQNHLHIVQADFANPDPDEGDPVVTADHVEELEDAIDEADEELDPLTSFILPGGSEAGATLHHARAVVRRAERRAVDFAADEPANAEAIRYLNRLSDALFVLGRLVNARDGVPEESPSY; encoded by the coding sequence ATGAAGATCTACACCGGCCGCGGCGACGAGGGGATGACCGACCTGCGCGATATGTCGCGCGTCTCGAAGACGAGTCCGCGGATCGAGGCGTACGGTTCCGTCGACGAGGCGAACACGCTCGTCGGCACCGCTCGCCCGACCGGATACGACGATGTCGACGAGACGCTCGAACGGATTCAGAACCACCTGCACATCGTGCAGGCGGACTTCGCGAACCCCGATCCCGACGAGGGCGATCCGGTCGTCACCGCCGATCACGTCGAGGAGTTAGAGGACGCCATCGACGAGGCCGACGAGGAGCTCGATCCGCTGACATCGTTTATTCTCCCCGGCGGAAGCGAGGCGGGCGCGACGCTGCACCACGCCCGCGCGGTCGTCCGTCGGGCGGAGCGGCGGGCGGTCGATTTCGCGGCCGACGAGCCCGCGAACGCGGAGGCGATTCGATATCTCAATCGGCTTTCGGACGCCCTGTTCGTACTCGGACGACTCGTCAACGCCCGCGACGGCGTCCCCGAGGAGTCGCCGTCGTACTGA
- a CDS encoding PQQ-dependent sugar dehydrogenase, with amino-acid sequence MVELDEPVKSSEPDRLQAGGTASRRRVLAAFGGAGVALGMPGLFVQQSQTIELDGDTAAWIGRAPESIAGTENPTLELEAGQEYEITWENVDGQPHNIAIQDSEGENIEATETISEQGATQTLSFTASREMTTYICEVHPTTMVGDVSVGGGNGDQTTQEGDSTEEPPDAGFFEEGTEIGVETVAEGMTAPTDYAIPGDDSGRQFVADQTGEVWVVGDDGLLDEPFIDVSDRMVTLGEFDGSYANPESMYDERGLLGVDFHPEFSDNGRFFLHYSVPPNDETPDGWDHVEVVSEFQTSDDGQSADPESERVLLEFQKPQYNHNGGPMAFGPDGYLYVPMGDGGGANDDMYGHVEDWYDRNSGGNGQDVTENLLGDIVRIDVDSEGNDTPYGIPEDNPFVGTEGRDEIYAYGFRNPYGVSFDSEGNLFVADAGQNLFEEIDVVERGGNYGWNVKEGTHCFSTESSSDPDAITDCPTSEPDEAPYTGQEFIDPVAEFPRVYQDESVGIVAIGGHRYEASAIPDLEGKYVFGAWTTDPARDEPDGRILAATPPEDFGDGEMDDPPDELWEMEELVVSGGLGYFVRMFGQGADGEVYVLANQRGVPEGDTGVLLEIVPPEEENGDTETATEGDTATDTETETEGTDEATGTDGGNGTETETPGFGAITSAVAVLGSVGLMLWRRNNNEDD; translated from the coding sequence ATGGTCGAATTAGACGAGCCTGTTAAGTCATCGGAGCCGGATCGACTGCAAGCGGGAGGGACAGCGTCTCGGCGACGCGTTCTCGCGGCCTTCGGTGGTGCAGGTGTCGCACTCGGGATGCCGGGATTGTTCGTTCAGCAGTCCCAGACGATCGAACTCGACGGAGATACAGCGGCGTGGATTGGTCGTGCGCCGGAGTCGATCGCTGGAACCGAAAACCCCACACTGGAACTGGAAGCCGGCCAAGAGTACGAAATCACGTGGGAGAACGTCGACGGACAGCCACACAACATTGCCATTCAGGACAGTGAGGGGGAGAACATCGAGGCTACAGAGACGATAAGCGAACAGGGCGCGACACAGACGTTGTCGTTCACTGCGAGCAGAGAGATGACCACGTACATCTGTGAAGTTCATCCTACGACGATGGTAGGTGACGTTTCGGTGGGTGGCGGAAACGGGGACCAGACGACACAGGAGGGGGACTCGACCGAAGAGCCACCTGACGCCGGTTTCTTCGAGGAGGGGACCGAAATCGGCGTCGAGACGGTCGCGGAGGGGATGACCGCGCCGACGGACTACGCGATCCCCGGCGACGACAGCGGGCGCCAGTTCGTCGCCGACCAGACGGGGGAGGTGTGGGTCGTCGGCGACGACGGATTGCTGGACGAACCGTTCATCGACGTGTCCGACCGTATGGTCACACTCGGCGAGTTCGACGGTTCCTACGCCAATCCCGAATCGATGTACGACGAGCGCGGCCTGCTCGGCGTAGACTTCCACCCGGAGTTCTCGGACAACGGCAGGTTCTTCCTCCATTACAGTGTGCCGCCGAACGACGAGACGCCGGACGGCTGGGATCACGTCGAGGTCGTCTCGGAGTTCCAGACGAGCGACGACGGCCAGTCGGCAGATCCGGAGTCCGAGCGCGTCCTCCTGGAGTTCCAGAAACCGCAGTACAACCACAACGGGGGACCGATGGCGTTCGGGCCGGACGGCTACCTCTACGTGCCGATGGGTGACGGTGGCGGTGCGAACGACGATATGTACGGTCACGTCGAGGACTGGTACGATCGAAACAGCGGCGGGAACGGCCAGGATGTCACGGAGAACCTGCTCGGTGACATCGTGCGCATCGACGTCGATTCGGAGGGCAATGACACTCCTTACGGGATCCCCGAGGACAATCCGTTCGTCGGCACCGAGGGCCGGGACGAGATCTACGCCTACGGGTTCCGCAATCCCTACGGCGTCTCCTTCGACAGCGAAGGGAACCTGTTCGTCGCTGACGCCGGCCAGAACCTCTTCGAGGAGATCGACGTCGTCGAACGCGGCGGCAACTACGGTTGGAACGTCAAGGAGGGGACGCACTGCTTCAGCACGGAGAGCTCGAGCGACCCGGACGCGATCACGGATTGCCCGACGAGCGAACCGGACGAGGCGCCGTACACCGGGCAGGAGTTCATCGACCCGGTCGCCGAGTTCCCTCGCGTGTATCAGGACGAGAGCGTCGGAATCGTGGCGATCGGTGGCCACCGCTACGAGGCGAGTGCCATCCCGGATCTCGAGGGGAAGTACGTCTTCGGTGCCTGGACGACCGACCCCGCGCGCGACGAACCCGACGGACGCATCCTCGCGGCGACGCCGCCCGAGGACTTCGGTGATGGAGAGATGGACGATCCCCCGGACGAACTCTGGGAGATGGAGGAACTCGTGGTCAGCGGCGGTCTCGGTTACTTCGTCCGGATGTTCGGTCAGGGAGCGGACGGCGAGGTGTACGTTCTCGCCAACCAGCGGGGAGTTCCGGAGGGCGACACTGGAGTGCTCCTGGAGATAGTTCCCCCGGAGGAGGAAAACGGTGATACTGAGACGGCGACGGAGGGGGACACTGCTACGGACACTGAAACCGAGACGGAGGGTACGGACGAAGCGACCGGTACGGACGGCGGGAATGGGACCGAAACAGAAACGCCCGGGTTCGGCGCCATCACGTCGGCGGTTGCCGTACTCGGCAGCGTGGGACTGATGCTCTGGCGTCGCAATAACAACGAAGACGACTGA
- a CDS encoding tyrosine-type recombinase/integrase, translating into MTAHRDELEPIDPRTARELYLDHKATHCSEATVQSHDYRTRHIINWCDENDIDNLNELTGRDLHQFRLWHMDRGDINQVTLRQHMCTLRVFLKWAASIEAVPPDLYDKVMVPQVGRGERQRDDMLDAETAQELLQYLEKYHFASRRHIIIALLWETGIRTGAAHSIDLEDVHLDEGYIELVHRSDNGTTLKTAKAVRDRLPSPRTSSNCWMSTSRIHGKTKSTTQVESRSSRVSSDACLETRSAESPTTRPHLVSKENPVRTASTVSTRSVRRQLVLTQFDEGASPTS; encoded by the coding sequence ATGACAGCACACCGAGATGAACTCGAACCCATCGATCCGAGAACCGCGCGCGAGCTATACCTCGACCACAAGGCGACCCACTGTAGCGAAGCAACAGTCCAGAGCCACGACTACCGGACCAGGCACATCATCAACTGGTGCGACGAGAACGACATCGACAATCTAAACGAACTCACTGGGAGGGATCTCCACCAGTTCCGACTCTGGCATATGGACCGCGGCGACATCAATCAGGTCACGCTCCGCCAGCATATGTGTACGCTGCGTGTCTTCCTCAAGTGGGCGGCTTCTATCGAGGCAGTCCCTCCAGATCTCTATGATAAGGTAATGGTTCCACAAGTCGGTCGCGGAGAGCGCCAGCGTGATGATATGCTCGACGCTGAGACGGCACAGGAGCTTCTGCAGTACCTGGAAAAGTATCACTTCGCATCTCGACGGCACATTATCATCGCCCTGCTCTGGGAGACGGGAATTAGGACCGGAGCAGCGCACTCTATCGATCTGGAGGACGTACATCTCGACGAAGGGTATATCGAGCTGGTACACCGTTCAGACAACGGGACGACACTCAAAACGGCAAAAGCGGTGAGAGACCGATTGCCATCACCAAGGACCTCGTCGAATTGCTGGATGAGTACATCGAGAATACACGGAAAGACAAAGTCGACGACGCAGGTCGAAAGCCGCTCGTCACGAGTAAGTTCGGACGCCTGTCTCGAAACTCGTTCCGCCGAATCACCTACGACACGACCGCACCTTGTTTCCAAGGAGAACCCTGTCCGGACTGCGTCGACAGTTTCGACAAGAAGTGTCCGGAGGCAGTTGGTCCTCACGCAATTCGACGAGGGAGCATCACCCACTTCCTGA
- a CDS encoding CBS domain-containing protein, whose amino-acid sequence MAFDEVEVSEYMTTDVDTVSPGAWVTDVVDQLKSGSRYSGLPVVDADGHLLGFVGAIDLLEVNGDELVEEVMTRELIVVRPEMTVKNAARVIFRTGHQFLPVVDDERRLLGIFSNGDAVRSQIERTTPTKVQSTREMLERRYDTAVDVTEREVAVSELIPTQREVYADELEGRTYELEHDLAEPLIVVSYGSETYLVDGHHRALAARSLGIDRALAYVLSVSPDDVEELGFATVARRGGLRSLEDVAVNDYVHHPLIEKTEPDL is encoded by the coding sequence ATGGCGTTCGACGAGGTCGAGGTCAGCGAGTATATGACGACCGATGTCGACACCGTCAGTCCGGGGGCGTGGGTGACCGACGTGGTGGATCAATTGAAAAGCGGCTCGCGGTACAGCGGACTCCCGGTCGTCGACGCGGACGGGCACCTCCTCGGATTCGTCGGCGCGATCGACCTCCTCGAAGTGAACGGCGACGAGCTCGTCGAGGAGGTGATGACGCGCGAACTCATCGTGGTCCGCCCGGAGATGACCGTCAAAAACGCCGCGCGCGTCATCTTCCGCACGGGACATCAGTTCCTGCCCGTCGTCGACGACGAGCGCAGGCTCTTGGGGATCTTCTCGAACGGCGACGCCGTCAGGAGTCAGATCGAACGGACGACGCCGACAAAGGTACAGAGCACTCGCGAGATGCTCGAACGGCGCTACGACACCGCCGTCGATGTGACCGAACGGGAGGTCGCCGTCTCCGAGTTGATCCCGACTCAGCGCGAGGTGTACGCCGACGAGCTTGAGGGGCGGACGTACGAGCTCGAACACGACCTCGCGGAGCCGCTCATCGTCGTGTCGTACGGTTCCGAAACCTACCTCGTCGACGGACACCACCGCGCACTCGCGGCCCGAAGCCTGGGTATCGACCGCGCGCTCGCCTACGTGCTCTCGGTCTCGCCGGACGACGTCGAGGAACTGGGGTTCGCGACGGTCGCTCGCCGAGGTGGGCTGCGCTCGCTCGAGGACGTCGCGGTCAACGACTACGTGCACCACCCGCTCATCGAGAAGACAGAACCGGATCTGTAA
- a CDS encoding cobalamin-independent methionine synthase II family protein — MTRDRIQTTHIGSLPRTPELLELLTRRQDGEEVDEGEWHDAVVDATETVIQRQADIGLDIINNGEQPRVSFNWYVANRLSGIGDTRDAPLWDDLADYPEYAEDAFHAEGIDLTKQPSVTGPVEYVGEDAAREEIETFFELLEASGHDFEGTFITAASPGIAGATLVNDYYDSHEEFLSVVGEALKKEYELIAETGATLQLDAPDLLTTGHRGFGDRPIEKLKPIVRMHVDALNEATKDIPDEQIRVHTCWGSYEGPHHRDKPLEEIIPILYDLNIGGLSIEEANPRHQHEYRVFREHPLPEDWTLIPGVVDVKTNVVEHPEVVADRIERVADAVGDPSRIVAAPDCGFDTQAGMAMVHPEIAWAKLEAVVDGAEVATERLF; from the coding sequence ATGACTCGCGACCGCATCCAGACGACACACATCGGAAGTCTCCCACGAACGCCGGAACTGCTCGAACTCCTGACGCGCCGACAGGACGGCGAGGAGGTCGACGAGGGCGAGTGGCACGACGCCGTCGTCGACGCGACCGAGACCGTCATCCAGCGGCAGGCGGACATCGGCCTCGATATCATCAACAACGGCGAACAGCCGCGCGTCTCCTTTAACTGGTACGTCGCCAATCGTCTCTCGGGTATCGGAGACACGCGAGACGCCCCGCTGTGGGACGATCTGGCGGACTACCCCGAGTACGCCGAGGACGCGTTCCACGCCGAAGGAATCGACCTGACCAAACAGCCGTCGGTCACGGGACCCGTCGAATACGTCGGCGAGGACGCCGCCCGCGAGGAGATCGAGACGTTCTTCGAGCTGCTCGAAGCGAGCGGGCACGACTTCGAGGGAACGTTCATCACCGCGGCCTCTCCCGGCATCGCCGGGGCGACGCTCGTCAACGACTACTACGACTCCCACGAGGAGTTCCTCTCGGTCGTCGGCGAGGCGCTGAAGAAGGAATACGAGCTCATCGCCGAGACGGGCGCGACGCTCCAGCTCGACGCGCCGGACCTGCTGACGACCGGCCACCGCGGCTTCGGCGACCGCCCGATCGAGAAGCTCAAACCGATCGTCCGAATGCACGTCGACGCGCTCAACGAGGCGACGAAGGACATCCCCGACGAGCAGATCCGCGTCCACACCTGTTGGGGGAGCTACGAGGGGCCGCACCACCGCGACAAGCCGCTCGAAGAGATCATTCCGATCCTCTATGACCTGAACATCGGCGGGCTCTCGATCGAGGAGGCGAACCCGCGACACCAACACGAGTACCGCGTCTTCCGCGAGCACCCGCTGCCCGAGGACTGGACGCTCATCCCGGGCGTCGTCGACGTGAAGACGAACGTCGTCGAGCACCCCGAGGTCGTCGCCGACCGCATCGAGCGCGTCGCCGACGCCGTCGGCGACCCGAGCCGGATCGTCGCCGCACCCGACTGCGGCTTCGACACGCAGGCCGGAATGGCGATGGTTCACCCCGAGATCGCGTGGGCGAAGCTGGAGGCGGTCGTCGACGGCGCGGAAGTCGCCACGGAACGGCTGTTCTGA
- a CDS encoding DUF1328 domain-containing protein, whose amino-acid sequence MLLNTASLVPTPTSLTSVPLQFSGEFLEWAIVFFLIAIVAAVVGARGVAGVTMTVAKWFVIIFLILAVVSILL is encoded by the coding sequence ATGCTGCTCAACACAGCCTCGCTCGTTCCGACGCCGACTTCGCTTACGTCCGTCCCGCTCCAGTTCTCCGGTGAGTTCTTAGAGTGGGCGATCGTGTTCTTTCTGATCGCCATCGTCGCCGCCGTCGTCGGTGCTCGCGGCGTCGCCGGCGTGACGATGACCGTCGCGAAGTGGTTCGTAATTATCTTTCTCATCCTCGCGGTCGTTTCGATTCTGTTGTGA
- a CDS encoding DUF389 domain-containing protein has translation MRLVQLLLAEEDTERILSILDDEGIDYLLFETAGSDGEGVDGDKSVDGDVLVEFPLPDQAVEYVEDRLGEAGIEQRYVITLAAESARTERFAELEDRFITGTEEGDSISPAELRTTALNLHPDPLPYYSMTVVSALVAVAGLLVDSAALVVGAMVIAPQVGSALTASVGATIGDWEMLDDGVRAQLLSLSLAVLGAAAFGVALQFTGFVSPTVDVETIAQVGERTSPGLLTLAVGLAAGIAGAVGLATALPVSIVGVMIAAALIPAAAAVGIGIAWSEPGVAIGASVLLVANLVSVNVAGFATLRAFGYRSADTDTSSGPRLGPVLLALALVAAVLASGALFTAQASFENEVNSAVGDVLDDEAYDDLELVQTRAEFVVVPGSSPPDVRVVVHRPADEPFPDLAADLGGVIEDRTGREVNVGVEFVEVQRYEAEG, from the coding sequence ATGCGACTGGTACAGTTGCTCCTCGCCGAAGAGGACACAGAACGGATCCTGTCGATTCTCGACGACGAGGGGATCGATTACCTCCTCTTCGAGACCGCCGGTTCCGACGGCGAGGGCGTAGACGGCGATAAGTCTGTAGACGGCGACGTGCTCGTGGAGTTTCCGCTGCCCGATCAGGCCGTCGAGTACGTCGAAGACAGGCTCGGCGAGGCGGGAATCGAACAGCGGTACGTGATCACCCTCGCCGCCGAATCGGCACGGACGGAGCGCTTCGCGGAGCTCGAAGACCGCTTCATCACGGGTACCGAGGAGGGTGACAGCATCTCGCCGGCGGAACTCCGAACGACCGCCTTGAACCTCCACCCCGATCCGCTCCCGTACTATTCGATGACGGTCGTGAGCGCCCTCGTTGCGGTCGCGGGACTGCTGGTCGACTCCGCCGCCCTTGTCGTCGGCGCGATGGTCATCGCCCCGCAGGTCGGCTCCGCGCTCACCGCGAGCGTCGGCGCGACGATCGGCGACTGGGAGATGCTCGACGACGGCGTGCGCGCACAGCTACTGAGTCTCTCGCTCGCGGTTCTCGGTGCCGCCGCGTTCGGGGTCGCATTACAGTTCACGGGATTCGTCTCCCCGACAGTCGACGTCGAGACGATCGCACAGGTCGGCGAGCGGACCTCGCCGGGGCTGCTCACGCTCGCGGTCGGGCTCGCAGCCGGCATCGCTGGTGCAGTCGGACTCGCCACGGCGCTTCCCGTCTCGATCGTCGGCGTGATGATCGCGGCGGCACTCATCCCCGCGGCCGCCGCCGTCGGGATCGGCATCGCGTGGAGCGAACCGGGCGTCGCAATCGGCGCGTCCGTCCTCCTCGTCGCGAACCTCGTGTCGGTCAACGTCGCCGGCTTCGCGACGCTCCGCGCGTTCGGCTACCGATCGGCGGATACGGACACGTCATCGGGGCCGCGACTCGGTCCCGTCCTCCTCGCGCTCGCGCTCGTCGCCGCGGTCCTCGCGTCGGGAGCGCTCTTCACCGCGCAGGCGTCGTTCGAGAACGAGGTCAACAGCGCCGTCGGCGACGTCCTCGACGACGAGGCGTACGACGACCTCGAATTAGTCCAGACGCGCGCGGAGTTCGTCGTCGTTCCCGGGTCGTCGCCGCCGGACGTCCGGGTCGTCGTGCACCGACCGGCCGACGAGCCGTTTCCGGATCTCGCCGCTGATCTCGGGGGAGTGATCGAGGACAGAACGGGTCGGGAAGTGAACGTCGGGGTCGAGTTCGTCGAGGTGCAGCGGTACGAGGCGGAGGGGTGA